The proteins below come from a single Sulfurihydrogenibium sp. genomic window:
- a CDS encoding macro domain-containing protein, producing the protein MEVKIGSTKLILTIGDITESETESIVNAANSACMGGAGVDGAIHSKGGPQILQECIKIRKTLYPDGLPPGEAVITTGGNLKAKYVIHTVGPICNGPMTKLQKQILKNAYQNSLKLALEKNIKSISFPSISAGAYRCDVKEASKIALKAVIDFLKQNPNKLDLVAFVLFTPEIYQVYKTSLEEILNANFNN; encoded by the coding sequence GTGGAAGTCAAAATTGGAAGTACGAAGCTTATTTTAACAATAGGTGATATAACAGAAAGTGAAACAGAAAGTATAGTCAATGCAGCAAATTCTGCTTGTATGGGTGGCGCCGGTGTAGATGGTGCCATCCATTCAAAAGGTGGTCCTCAAATACTTCAAGAATGTATTAAAATTAGAAAAACCCTATACCCGGATGGTCTTCCTCCGGGAGAAGCGGTAATAACAACAGGTGGAAATTTAAAAGCCAAGTATGTTATTCACACAGTAGGTCCAATATGTAACGGTCCTATGACGAAGCTCCAAAAACAAATCCTAAAAAATGCTTATCAAAATAGTCTCAAATTAGCTTTAGAAAAAAATATAAAATCTATATCTTTCCCATCCATTAGCGCTGGTGCATACCGATGTGATGTTAAAGAGGCATCAAAAATAGCACTCAAAGCGGTGATAGATTTTTTAAAACAAAACCCAAATAAATTAGATTTGGTGGCTTTTGTCCTGTTTACTCCAGAAATTTATCAGGTTTATAAAACATCCCTTGAGGAAATCCTTAATGCAAATTTCAATAATTGA